TGGAATCAATGTCAGCCAGTCCTATAAGGAAGCAATCGTCTCGTGTATGAGTGAGGCCTTACAAGACGCCTCTCTCACCCCACAGGATGTTGACTATATCAATGCCCATGCCACGGCAACCATCCAGGGAGATAAAGAAGAGGCCGAGGCGATCAGGGAGGTTTTCGGAAATTCCGTACCGGTAAGCAGTCTGAAGGGCTACTTTGGACATACCCTGGGGGCGTCAGGATCGATCGAACTGATCGCCTCCCTGATCATGATGAAGAAAGGCAGGATTTATCCTACGCACAATCTGGAAACGGTCAGTCCGGAATGCGAGGGGATTTTTCATGTACAGGAATGCCTGAACCGGGAGATCCGCGTCCTGCTCAAGAATTGCTTTGCCTTTGGGGGGATCAATGCTGCCTTGATCTGTAAAAAAGTGCCCTCTGAATAACCAGCAGCAAAAAGGATATCTATGACTGAGCAAGAAATAATCACCAAGGTAAACGAGGTATTTATCGAGTCGTTTGAAATAGCGCCGGAAAAGCTCCAGCCCCAGGTGAATATTTTTCAGGATCTGGGGCTGGATAGCCTTGATATTGTAGATTTGGTTGTGGCTCTGCAAAACAAGTTCAAGATAAAAATACACAATGATGAGCGGATGAGAGAAATCCGGACCCTGGAAGATATTCATCAGTTTGCCAAAAATATAGTTATTGACCGTTGAAGAACATAGTTCCCGGACCTTGAGAGGGGTAGTCCATGGATGGCCTCAGCGTTATACTGTTAAACACCTTTTTTTATGGAGCGTTTCTCGTGTTTTCGGCAACGGTTATACCGCTTTTCATCCTGTATCTTGCTCTTCTTTCGGTATTCATGTCACACCGCGGCATCATGAGACAGTTACGCCGTGCTATCAGTTGGTATGGTTTTATTATCATCAAGGTCTTTCCCTTTCCTTTTGCCCGGGTCCGGTACCGGGATTATGGAAAAGCCGATCCTGAGGGACCGTATCTTTTCGTCTGCAACCATCGGTCCGCTTCGGATGCCTTTTTAATGGCCTGTTTGCCCTACGAATGTGTCCAGGTGGTAAACATCTGGCCGTTTCGGATACCGGTTTTGGGGACATTTGCCCGGCTGGCTGGCTATCTCAGCATCAGAGAGATGTCGTTTGAGGAATTTTCCCGCAAATCGATCGATCTCCTCAACCAGGGAGTTTCCATCATTGCCTTTCCTGAAGGAACCCGTTCCGGGAGCAGCGTCATGAGGCCGTTTCACAGCTCAGTGTTCCGGGTCGCTCTCGAAGCCCGGTGCCCGATTGTGCCAATATGTATTTCCGGAAACGAAGACAAGCCCCATCGGGGCTCTCTCATACTTCATCCGGGAATAATCAGGATGCATAAATTACCAGCCCTGCCCTGGGAAAAATACAAAGATTTAACCTCGTTTAAGTTAAAAAACATGGTGCGGGACATTATTGCCCGGGAACTGGCTGGTATGGAGGGAAATAGATAATGACAGAGCTGTCCCGGTATCGGGAAATTTCGTTTTCCAGCCCGGAAGCGATACGAGAGGTGCAGGAGGGCCGGTTGCGAAAACATCTTGTTTATTGCCGTGAGCATTCCCCGTATTATCGAAGGGTGTTACAAGATATTGACCTTGATTTTGAAAAGATAACCCTCGACCTGATA
The sequence above is a segment of the bacterium genome. Coding sequences within it:
- a CDS encoding lysophospholipid acyltransferase family protein → MFSATVIPLFILYLALLSVFMSHRGIMRQLRRAISWYGFIIIKVFPFPFARVRYRDYGKADPEGPYLFVCNHRSASDAFLMACLPYECVQVVNIWPFRIPVLGTFARLAGYLSIREMSFEEFSRKSIDLLNQGVSIIAFPEGTRSGSSVMRPFHSSVFRVALEARCPIVPICISGNEDKPHRGSLILHPGIIRMHKLPALPWEKYKDLTSFKLKNMVRDIIARELAGMEGNR
- a CDS encoding phosphopantetheine-binding protein, with amino-acid sequence MTEQEIITKVNEVFIESFEIAPEKLQPQVNIFQDLGLDSLDIVDLVVALQNKFKIKIHNDERMREIRTLEDIHQFAKNIVIDR